ACAGGCAGTGTCCCAGGGTGCCGCCAACCGCCACTCCAAAAGGGTCCTGAGGGCACAACACAATAATAGTGTGTCAATTTATATTCAAATATCAATACTTATATTAAGGAAACCACAGGGAGGGTGTTGCTGACACACTATACTCATAAAACTGATGGGTTCTTGATGCGTTGCTGTTGCAAAACGTGCAGAAACAAGCACCAGGCCTTTTTGAGTCCTTTATGGGTAGGACATCATCCCCAGGCTTCATGAATTTGCGCTCCATGCTTACGACGCCAACGTGACGTATGGATCTCATTCACACTATGTTGCCAGgacctgccctgctctgcttctGATAGGCTTGTAACGTTAGTTATAGCTGCGTTCCTCTGATATGATTGGTAGGTGAAATTAATTGACTCGAAAATATTAAACCGCATGCAAGttcccaatttttttttcttctcacggCCGCACGCCGGACATCCGGCACGCTGACGTAATACTTTAATAGCTCCTCTGCATGGTGACCAGTGATACACTGTGATTCAAAGTGAAAATATGAattcctggggtgtgtgtggtgtgttttttgtgaggaCGGACTAGGTACTAGGGTTACAGCCTATGTGAATTCCAATAGTTGATTTAAAAACACCCCCCCCATGTTATCATGTTGACTGTGAAACGTCTTCAATAAGCCCTGCATCAGTACAGACCTCCAGCTCAAGGCTTGGGCCCCAGACTGACCTCACGGGCGGccaggatgatggtggtgagcTGGGAGCGGTCGCCCCACTCGGCCAggaaggtgagggtgagggcctGCAGGAACACGGGGGAGATGAGGTAACGCCAGCGGCTCTGCTGCCCACCGGTGCCGGCGCCCATCTCCACGTCCGACAATCCGTTCTGCTGCTTCGACCTCTGGAGCTGAAAGAGTCCGAACGTGAACCAGACGCTACACCAGACCCAGAACTACAGCAGAgctcagaccagacccagaactacagcagagctcagaccagacccagaaccCACATCTCCATACCcctttctccacacacacacacacacacatacacccaatcCCCCCcataccccaccacacacatccatacctcccccttctctcctccacacttCCCCAAACCACTCCACATGCCTCCataacccctcctccacccatattccccccttcctcctctaacCATACACCTCCGCACAcgtccctccctacctccccccccccgccccacattGATATAATACCTTGACCAGGCATAACCCCACGGCttcccagccctcacctcctcatccttcttCTTGATCTCAgcctgcacctcctccagctcctcctggcCCTCGTCTGGACTCATTTTCAGCCCCTCGCGTAGCATGCGCACCCCGAAGATGGCAAACAGGGCAGTGGACACGTAGTAGGTGTAAATCCTGGGGATGATGGTGGTGGCGTAGCCAAAcagcactgagacacacagacacaacagttCAGTTGTGTTTACAGTTGTGTGTAGAGCAGTTCAACATGTTGTTGCTGTATGTCGTTTTGGGTAAAAgcacctgctaaatgaatacagtaACAGGCAGACCACACACTTCCAGTAAAGAAGCCCTGACAAaacccagaccacacacactccaaggaAGCACCACTTTAGCAAATCACAAATCTATCGTGGGTCTGGAGACATATTTTACCCTCTCCATTCATCCTACCACCCCTCCATCGCCTCACcagcccttccctcctcccaccccctcttacCTGAGAGGCAGGTCATGAAGCTCAGAGAAAGCATAGCCCCAACGAGCACGGTGAACCTGTTGTACCGCATGGCCATGATAGCTGCGATGAAGAAGGTCTTGTCTCCCAGCTCCGACACGATGATGACGGAGAAGGACGCCACAAAAGCATGGATGAAGCCCAGGTTGCCTTTGTTGGGATCATTTTCACTTCCAACTACACTTATAGGGTGTACAGTGGGGACTTTCTGTATGGAGGGAAACCAGCATGTTAGCTAGTAGTAGctagttggctgtgtgtgttgatagcaATTCCCTGTTTTTGCTCTACGCAAAACAGATGAGTTGAGAAAATGTTACGACCCGTTTGTAATGTTAACAATAACACTTCATAATATAAAATGTGGTTCTCGTCATAATTACCAATCAAAACATAACACCAAACCTATGTAAAGCCGCTTTCTCACTACACATTGAGGCCACAGCTACAATGCAGAGTGAGAAAGACTGTCTTGTCCTCAAAATAGTAGCTAGCAACcattagcaagttagccaaTTAGCCAAACAGGTGTTTTGGTTAAAAAGCAGGTAAGTGTACCTCTTGGGGCAATTGTTCCTGTACGGATTTATGTTCCTCCGGAGTACCAGCAACTTCAACAGAGAACAACACCAGAACTACCCCAGCCAGCAAAACACACATCACTCTTCTGTTAGCGCGTCCATTCCTTCCATCGAACAGGAAAGGCATTTCAACAAGGCAAAGCGCGGAGATTAGGCTCGAATAGATCGGTGAGGAAAGCGTCTTTGAATGCTGAAGTATTGAATAATAAAAATGAAGTCTTCAAGAATAAAAGAAAAGACAAATAAAGCTGCACACCGCGAAGCTACTCGTCAACTTCACGGTATGTTTTCGACTCGGAGCACATCCAGTTGGTGACATGCTACTTAGAAGAGGAGGAACTCTTGCAGTGGTATGACCAGAGAAACGACAACGTGTAAGAAACACTCTGACGTAAACGCTCAGCATTGCTGCAATTGGACACTTGACCTGTCAATCACGTATCATGGGGAAAAAAAGTGTCGAGTTTGCCAGACGtgcagagaagagaaggaagttACCAAGAAACGGCTGATGACGTCGATAAAGCCATGGACAAAGCAGTGGTTCATGTCCCGACGCAAATACTTCCCACTGTAACATAATAGCCACGTTGGTTTGTGCGACAAACTTTGACAGAAGCGCAGTGTAACTGAAGCTTTTGGCGCAGGCAGCATTAATTAAACATAAGCATTACCATGATTGTTAGTTGAAGGCATTGATGTCAGAGGCCATGCCTTCTTGTAAGATGAAGCTCTtttaacacacacaacccatatTCTCATTCCACTTCGTAAAAATCCACAACATACAATAATGTATCTTTTATTTTTATCATTGTTGTGTGGAACATTGCACAATGTGATATTCACAGCATTTATGCATGCTTCCAGGTATAATTGCAGGACCCTGTCCTTTGAGTAATGCAGTCCGTATTTTAGAAACAGCTTTGTTTATCAATGATCAAAGAAAATGAGTTAtacaacacacaaaaaaatcacAATATAAACGGTATCAGGGCTTTACGATGCTGTGGGTATGACTCAAACTTGCTCCTGTAGAACTGATGACACAGCAGGGCAGCCAGCACCTGGTTGAAGAGCACGTAGAGAACGACCAGCCCCCAGGTGAGAGAAACACCTCCAGACACCAGGCTCAGAGACACATAGATAAGCAGCTCTGCCAGGTAGTGGGGGCAGGAGACCAGCTCGAACCATCCCCCGCTGGGAACCCGGTGGGCCAGAGTCTCCACTGCACCTGCATGAAGAGGAGATCAAATTATGAAAACAAAAAACTACGGGTACAACAAGAGATTTAGCATATTTTGAATTTGATAAGTTGAAGCTGATGGCTGACCTGAAGCCCCAGTCCGCATGCGAGCTAGAGTGATCAGGGAgcggtgctggagcagggaggcccagccaAACAGCAGCACTCCAGCCGCCTGGACCACACCCAGCTGGGCTAACACCGGAGGCGCAGGACTTCCTAATGAAACCATACACCCCTCAACTAGCATCACCAAATCACACAGGGTGTTAACTAAAATGTCCCCGAGTTGTGATTTACATCTGTCTTTGGAACTCGCTTAAACGTGATCATACAGGAATGTGATGCAAGATACAGCATCTATGACATATCCTGAAACAGGTCAATCCTCACCTTTCCCTCCGGTCATACGATCCCAGCACAGGACAGTCAGTCCCAGCAGGATGTAGTAACCCAGGCCAAACACATACTGGACCACGTGAATGACTCCATCAGAAAACACGCTGACATAAAGACACTCCGCCAGTCTTCTGAGGCAGTGAATCCACAGCAGCACCTGCACCGCCACGCTGCACACCTGTGGATCTGGAGGAGAGACGGCCTGAAGAcctcctgccctgcatgttctagatgtttccatgCTCCAacgcacctgattcaaatgaa
The sequence above is drawn from the Osmerus eperlanus chromosome 24, fOsmEpe2.1, whole genome shotgun sequence genome and encodes:
- the tmem165 gene encoding transmembrane protein 165 gives rise to the protein MPFLFDGRNGRANRRVMCVLLAGVVLVLFSVEVAGTPEEHKSVQEQLPQEKVPTVHPISVVGSENDPNKGNLGFIHAFVASFSVIIVSELGDKTFFIAAIMAMRYNRFTVLVGAMLSLSFMTCLSVLFGYATTIIPRIYTYYVSTALFAIFGVRMLREGLKMSPDEGQEELEEVQAEIKKKDEELQRSKQQNGLSDVEMGAGTGGQQSRWRYLISPVFLQALTLTFLAEWGDRSQLTTIILAAREDPFGVAVGGTLGHCLCTGLAVVGGRMIAQKISVRTVTIIGGIVFLGFAFSALFIKPDAAL
- the srd5a3 gene encoding polyprenol reductase, yielding MSLGLNVIETTWLLLGILFFLAVSIHTISLYFPNECEKSQAFILFQDLIRYGKTKKSKRDTWLRVFDIPKRWFWHFYAVSVLWNGLLVVVSLRAIQRDEPYPSWLTDTLSFLAGSPATHGQDPQVCSVAVQVLLWIHCLRRLAECLYVSVFSDGVIHVVQYVFGLGYYILLGLTVLCWDRMTGGKGSPAPPVLAQLGVVQAAGVLLFGWASLLQHRSLITLARMRTGASGAVETLAHRVPSGGWFELVSCPHYLAELLIYVSLSLVSGGVSLTWGLVVLYVLFNQVLAALLCHQFYRSKFESYPQHRKALIPFIL